From the genome of Miscanthus floridulus cultivar M001 chromosome 10, ASM1932011v1, whole genome shotgun sequence, one region includes:
- the LOC136485338 gene encoding rRNA biogenesis protein RRP5-like isoform X5, whose protein sequence is MTNDKCFDFDEAKTTKKIVLKLQCQSCNHYSQHPIKRCKHSEIIGDKKGKRTSVPSKINDIEGQNLVLSAKHSLINCANDIPSEISQMHPGVVVHGYICNIIETGCFVRFLGHLTGFSPKDKAVDRRIERLSDAFYVGQSVRSHILSVNAETARVKLALQQSMCSSTDSSFIQGYFLLDQKDYYFYNDDSGVQQLFGNPQL, encoded by the exons ATGACAAATGACAAATGTTTTGATTTTGATGAggccaagaccaccaagaagattgTGCTGAAGCTGCAGTGCCAGAGCTGCAATCACTACTCACAGCACCCAATCAAG AGGTGCAAACATTCTGAGATTATTGGAGACAAGAAGGGCAAGAGAACATCTGTACCTTCAAAAATAAATG ATATTGAAGGTCAAAATTTAGTTCTTTCGGCAAAGCACTCAC TTATCAATTGCGCAAATGACATTCCTTCAGAGATATCGCAGATGCATCCTGGAGTTGTAGTTCAT GGTTACATCTGCAACATTATCGAAACTGGTTGTTTCGTCCGTTTTCTCGGACATTTGACTGGTTTCTCTCCCAAGGACAAA GCAGTTGATAGGCGGATAGAAAGGCTTTCTGATGCGTTCTATGTTGGCCAGTCAGTTCGGAGTCACATACTCAGC GTAAATGCTGAAACTGCTAGAGTAAAACTCGCACTTCAACAGTCAATGTGCTCCTCAACGGATTCTTCATTTATTCAAGGATACTTTCTTCTGGATCAGAAG GACTATTACTTCTACAATGATGACAGTGGAGTACAACAATTGTTTGGAAACCCGCAACTGTGA
- the LOC136485338 gene encoding rRNA biogenesis protein RRP5-like isoform X6: protein MPYPMVKGQLAFQTTKKIVLKLQCQSCNHYSQHPIKRCKHSEIIGDKKGKRTSVPSKINDIEGQNLVLSAKHSLINCANDIPSEISQMHPGVVVHGYICNIIETGCFVRFLGHLTGFSPKDKAVDRRIERLSDAFYVGQSVRSHILSVNAETARVKLALQQSMCSSTDSSFIQGYFLLDQKDYYFYNDDSGVQQLFGNPQL, encoded by the exons accaccaagaagattgTGCTGAAGCTGCAGTGCCAGAGCTGCAATCACTACTCACAGCACCCAATCAAG AGGTGCAAACATTCTGAGATTATTGGAGACAAGAAGGGCAAGAGAACATCTGTACCTTCAAAAATAAATG ATATTGAAGGTCAAAATTTAGTTCTTTCGGCAAAGCACTCAC TTATCAATTGCGCAAATGACATTCCTTCAGAGATATCGCAGATGCATCCTGGAGTTGTAGTTCAT GGTTACATCTGCAACATTATCGAAACTGGTTGTTTCGTCCGTTTTCTCGGACATTTGACTGGTTTCTCTCCCAAGGACAAA GCAGTTGATAGGCGGATAGAAAGGCTTTCTGATGCGTTCTATGTTGGCCAGTCAGTTCGGAGTCACATACTCAGC GTAAATGCTGAAACTGCTAGAGTAAAACTCGCACTTCAACAGTCAATGTGCTCCTCAACGGATTCTTCATTTATTCAAGGATACTTTCTTCTGGATCAGAAG GACTATTACTTCTACAATGATGACAGTGGAGTACAACAATTGTTTGGAAACCCGCAACTGTGA
- the LOC136485338 gene encoding rRNA biogenesis protein RRP5-like isoform X4 — translation MPYPMVKGQLAFQAKTTKKIVLKLQCQSCNHYSQHPIKRCKHSEIIGDKKGKRTSVPSKINDIEGQNLVLSAKHSLINCANDIPSEISQMHPGVVVHGYICNIIETGCFVRFLGHLTGFSPKDKAVDRRIERLSDAFYVGQSVRSHILSVNAETARVKLALQQSMCSSTDSSFIQGYFLLDQKDYYFYNDDSGVQQLFGNPQL, via the exons gccaagaccaccaagaagattgTGCTGAAGCTGCAGTGCCAGAGCTGCAATCACTACTCACAGCACCCAATCAAG AGGTGCAAACATTCTGAGATTATTGGAGACAAGAAGGGCAAGAGAACATCTGTACCTTCAAAAATAAATG ATATTGAAGGTCAAAATTTAGTTCTTTCGGCAAAGCACTCAC TTATCAATTGCGCAAATGACATTCCTTCAGAGATATCGCAGATGCATCCTGGAGTTGTAGTTCAT GGTTACATCTGCAACATTATCGAAACTGGTTGTTTCGTCCGTTTTCTCGGACATTTGACTGGTTTCTCTCCCAAGGACAAA GCAGTTGATAGGCGGATAGAAAGGCTTTCTGATGCGTTCTATGTTGGCCAGTCAGTTCGGAGTCACATACTCAGC GTAAATGCTGAAACTGCTAGAGTAAAACTCGCACTTCAACAGTCAATGTGCTCCTCAACGGATTCTTCATTTATTCAAGGATACTTTCTTCTGGATCAGAAG GACTATTACTTCTACAATGATGACAGTGGAGTACAACAATTGTTTGGAAACCCGCAACTGTGA
- the LOC136485336 gene encoding uncharacterized protein — protein sequence MQRFFRAEEGTEGLADRVAHAACRKYVTDMFHEARVQAHIDYYASARRMTVTKREARQMTLTQEQYLEVIPWWCRAHADAWTMIVARWFTPAYIEKHESQRALRMLRPAATHHQGSRSLPGFKSAYEAAHPDEDVSMFTAWAMSHQTRVAGDVTWDSAAPREAYSLKSRSTRRRYSSGTGQSTTSAPSPLMPRPS from the exons ATGCAGAGGTTTTTCAGGGCCGAAGAAGGAACCGAGGGCCTCGCTGATCGTGTGGCGCATGCAGCCTGTAGGAAGTATGTCACCGACATGTTTCACGAGGCgcgcgtccaggcccacatagactactacgcgTCGGCTCGTAGAATGACAGTCACCAAGAGGGAGGCTCGACAGATGACgctgacccaggagcagtaccttgag gtgattccctggtggtgccgagcgCATGCCGACGCCTGGACAATGATCGTGGCTAGGTGGTTCACACCGGCCTACATAGAGAAGCACGAGTCTCAGCGGGCACTGCGTATGCTCAGGCCAGCTgccactcaccatcaaggcagcaggAGTCTCCCCGGATTCAAATcggcatat gaggctgcgcacccggacGAGGATGTCTCGATGTTCacggcgtgggctatgtcccaccagACCAGGGTGGCCGGCGACGTCACCTGGGACTCGGCTGCCCCTCGCGAGGCATACTCACTAAAGTCCAGGAGTACACGTCGGCGGTATAGCAGCGGCACGGGCCAGAGTACGACGTCCGCACCGAGCCCATTGATGCCGAGGCCATCATGA